From Magnetovibrio sp. PR-2:
CCATATCTCCAATGGCCTTTTTGTTTTCCGTAATTGCAAGTGAAAGGCCGAGTTGGGCGAGCGGATTGACAATAGCCAGGTTTCGTCGCCCTTCAACTGTTCTTGGGACGGTATAGGTCTCAAAGTCAGTGTTTAATTTGCTTAGTCGGCGGCGTTCAGGTTCAAGATACGAGAAGTCCAATTTGCAGTATTCAGAGAAGGTCTTTGTTGTTAAGACAGGTGGTACTTCCTCCGGGAAATATGCCGTTCTAATTAGGCTGGACAGGAATTCGTTTTTGGGAAGTCGACGTGGTCTCATGCTGTAGCCCTCTGTTCCTTATCCGTACAAGCGTCACGTATTGAAGAGTTTCTAGGAGCCATTGGCAGATGATTTCGGTCAATGCGATGGTCGCCACTAACCAGCCGCTCGTGATCGAAATACACTTGTCATTTAGTACAGTTTCCCAGGTTTTTATTCGTCTTCTTACAAAATGGGTCTGGTTGATGCTTATAAGAAATTGATGTCTGCATGTGTTCGGCCACACCTTTTGATGGACTTGGCAGATTTACATGGTCATAAATGTACCTGAAAATTGCAGAAAACCAAGGCATCAATACATCCTTACAGTTGTAAGGTAAGCGTGTTGTGGATAATCAGCCCTTGTCTTGCCCTGCCATCACGAGAGAAAATTAACAAAATGATCGATTCTCTTGATGGAAGCTGCCGTGCACCTCGACACGTTGATATTGACACGCTTCAAATCCTGCAAGCTTACGAAAGTAAAGCTGCAACCTGATCTTGCGGTTCTTGTTGGTCCCAACAGTGGTGGCAAGTCAAACCTGATTGATGCTCTTCGCCTGCTGACGCCCCCGTTGAACGGGCGGCGTGACCGGTATCCTGAGCCTGATGATCTTCAGCGGGGTAGCACTGAAACCAACTTTCTGATTGAAGGGCACTTTTCCGGTCTGAGCGTGGCCCAAAAGGGGCTGCTCATCAGCGCGGTCCCCGATCCGACGCAGGACCTAGCTATATTTGGAATTCGCCATGACACAGAAGCGGGCAAGAGCGCGCGTGGGCGCTCCACCTACTGGGCTGGGAAATTCCAGGAAACAAGCCCAGAGCCCGGCTCAAGGGACTTGATCCGCCATGTCTACTTGCCGCCATTGCGCGATGCACAACAAGCCTTGGGTTCGGGGAGTGCTACGCGGGTTACCACTTTAATCCAACACTTCCTCGCGGAAGACGAGGAGGAGAATTTTAAGAACCATTATCAAAGAGACGATGCTGCCCCGCACCCTGTCGTGACTGACATAAACACCGCGATTGGCAACGCCCTTACCGATTTAACCAGTGGCGTAAGGCCACATGCTGCCGAACTGGGCTTTAAGACAGAGACCCTTTTTGATGTTGCTCGCGACCTTCGGTTCCGGATAGCCGATGCAGGTTTGACTTTGGAAGAAATCCGCATGTCGGGCCTCGGGTATGCAAATCTGCTTTACATGGCAACCGTCATCGTCGAACTGGCGAAGGCACGGGAAGCTGATCTCACATTATTCCTGGTCGAAGAGCCTGAGGCACACCTTCACCCTCAACTTCAAATGCTGGTTTTGGACTTCTTGTTGGGCCAAGCCAAGAAGTCGAGGGAACGTCCATTGGTCCCAGGGGAGCCCGAAGGCCGTATCCAAGTTATCGTCACCACACATTCCCCCAATCTGACCGCATGGGTTTCGCCCAAGCACCTTGTCGTGGTTCGACCGATTAAGGATGACACCGTTGAGCCTCCCGCGCACCGCACTGCTTGCGTGCCAATTGCGGAGCTTGGGGTGGACGACAAAACGCTGAACAAGGTGAGTCGATATCTAGACGTTACCCGATCAGCAATGCTGTTCGGCGGACGTGTTTTGCTGGTCGAGGGCATTGCGGAAGCGCTGCTCGTCCCGGTTTTTGCGAAGCACGTTGTTTTTCAGAAAGCACCTGCCTCGTGGAAACGCTTTCAAGGGGCGGTGCTTGCCTCCATTGAAGGCGTTGATTTCAAGCCCTATGTTGAGATGCTGCTTCGTCAGCACGACGGGCAGCATGTGGCGGATCACGTTGTCATCGTCACGGATGCCGATCCATCGGTTCCAGGAAACCGGCAGGACGAACTCGAAGCGCTGGCGAACTCCTTCGGATCGCGAGAGAAGCTAAGTGTGCACGTTAACCAGCGCACGCTTGAGCATGAACTTTTTTTGGCAGGCAACGAAGCTTTGTTGAAGAAGGTGTTCATTGAGATTTACCCTCAGTCCGAACATCGCTGGCAGGAAGATGTCGAGATTTTCGGGGACGATGCCTGTCGCGCTGATGCGTTTGTAGAGCTTCTTGCCGACAAGCAAACGCGCAAAGGGGACTTCGCTCAACATCTCGCGCAAATGATCCAAGAGGGGGAGGCCGTCACAGTTCCTGACTATCTTCTCCAAGCCATTAATGCGGTGGTGACGGAATGACGCTTCCTGCTTTGACCGATGAGCAACAGGCGTTCGTCGATCATGCTGGCGAGGCTTTTGTTGAAGCTTGCCCGGGCGCGGGGAAAACCAGAGCTATTGTTTCGCGAATTCACAGGCTCAGCTTAACCTTGCCCCCGCGCAAGGGGATCGCGGTCCTGTCTTTCACCAATACCGCTGTCGATGAATTCAAGGAGCGTTGTTTTTCCATAGGACTGGAAAGCTCACTCCGACACCCGGGGTTCATTGGCACCTTTGATGCGTTTATCCGGCATTTTTTCGTAATGCCTGCGGGGATACCCGGGGTGCATGCTCGGCCACACATTGTTGATAGCTGGAAAACACTTGGGATTGATGACATCCGGCTATCTGGGGAAGCTGCCTTTTATGCTGGCGTCTCTCTGGATAAATTTAGTGCAGTTGATGGGACAATTGACTTCACCAAAATAAATAATGATGCACTTCAGCGTCACGTCCAGCAGTACCAGGACCGGTTTGAAAACGCGGCCCTTGCTAGACGTAACGCACTGCGTCGAAACGGCACATTAAGTTCGGCAGATGCTCGAGTTGTAGCAATAGAAAACCTTGGCCGCGAAGGCTGGGAGCAAGCTTGGCAGGATGCTCTCTCTGCTCGTTTTTCCGAAATTATCGTAGATGAGGCCCAGGACAGCAATGACGTTGATCTAGCTTTATTGGAACTGCTTAAGGCAGGAGGAATACCCGTCACAGTCGTTTGTGATCCAGACCAAGCGATTTATCAATTTCGCCACGGAATGCCGTCTGAACTCGGGGAATTCAGGCAGACCTATTCTGCGGCCAATCAGCTTAGCTTGACCGGAAACTTTCGCAGCAGCCCAAGCATTTGCCGGCTTGCGGCCACCCTACGCGCACGAGAGGAACCCGATGACACTCTAGGTGCGAGCCGGGATATCCAAACGCCAATTCAAATACTGGAATATGGCGCATCTATCCAACCCGCTATTGGGCAGTCCTTTTCCGCTCTGGCCCTGGAGCGCGGAATTTCTATTGATCAAACGTATATCCTGTCACATGGACGTAGTGCCGCTATCCGGGCGGCGGGGAAAGGGGGCAGCACGTCAAATAGTGGAGCAAAAACGGCCCAAATGGCGGTGGCTGTTGGCGCATATTGGTCTTCAGCTGGGTCAAACAAGACACGCGAATATGCGCTCAGGACTGTTGAGAAACTCATCCTTCAACTCACGGGTATGGTCGAAGATAACCAGCCCTTGAGCAAAGCGATTGAGCGCAACAACCTAAGCGAACGAGAACTTCGTCGCACGGCACTTACTCTACTTACATCGCTACCGAAAGCTTGTGCTCACACTGATGATGGGCGCGCAACATGGCTTGAAGCCCTACGTGCCTCCACGGTGGGTCTCAATCTGGAACTGCCGCAGGGCCAAACCATCAGGAGCTTTTTTTCAAGCCGAGGCAACACAGACTGGAGCAAGGCTCTCCAGGAGAATGATCAACAGAGCTCACTCCCCTGTGCCACCGTTCATGAAGCAAAGGGGCGAGAGTATGACGCTGTCTGTTTTGTGATCCAACCCAACCGAGCGCCGCAGAACTATACGGAACAACTCTTTCATGCCTGGGAGGAACGCGAGGGCGATGAGGCGAAACGTGTTGCTTACGTGGCGATCACACGCGCTAAGAATCTTGCGGGCATCGCAGTTCCGTCGGCGTACTCAAGACGCTTGACCTCAATTTTGGATGCAGCAGGTGTGCAATGGGAACGGCACGATCTAACGCAGTAAGTGGAGATATCCATGTCGCTCAAACTTTCAGATTTTTTTCAGCCTAAGCTGGTTTACAGCTTTCTCAAGGCCTGCGTTCTTATCGGCATGATTGGGTTTCTTGTTGCCACAGGGCACATACCCGTTCGCGAAGTCGCTCTAGAAGTATACGGAGTAAAAGCTCTGCTAAGTGGTGCAACTCAAGAAAAATGGAAACCAATTTTGTCACGAATAGTTCTGGAGGCGGATACACCGTGGGCCACGGAAGTAGGACTATTCCTTCAAATCAATAACGAACAAAACATCGATGGAAGGTTGGCCCGAAACTATGGGGAGATTTGTTACGCTGTTCGAAAAGCACTGAAACCTTCCCCTAATCAGGATGTCACTTGTACCCCAGAAGATTTCGCACGCACACGGATGGCTGTTGAGACTCTGAAACATTGGGGTTTCCTGGAACCCCACAAGTACGTAGCGGCTGATTATTGGAGTTATAGATTAAATGCTTTGGGCACGAATGCCTTTGAGGCTGTAAGAGTAAAATGGCTACAGGAAGGGAATGAGAAGGCTAGAATTATCGCACTCTTAGATTCTGAATACCCCGGCCTAAGAAGGAAACTTTTGGAAGCTCGTGATTGGTACGGTGCGCAAATCAAAGCCGAGTTAAAGAGGGGCAACGATTACAATAGCTGAGTTTATACAATGGGCCATCATTCACGTGAAAATCCGACCGAAGAATTTCGCATAGCTGCTGATATGTTTAAGGCGGATCAAAGAAACTTGGACGCCCCCCATCTGTTTGCAGGTCAACCCATCTCAGCTGAAATGTTCAGAGACTGGGTCAATGAATACGATATTCCAGAACATTGTCCCGAGGATATCCGTGTTCAGTTTGACGTTTCCAGAAACTTGTACATCTACTCTTGGTATGTCTATAGGTTCACATCCCCGGCACAAGCCCAGGCATATGCAACACTTGAGCTAGCGCTGCGGACTAGGTTTGAAGAACTCGGTATTAA
This genomic window contains:
- a CDS encoding ATP-dependent nuclease: MEAAVHLDTLILTRFKSCKLTKVKLQPDLAVLVGPNSGGKSNLIDALRLLTPPLNGRRDRYPEPDDLQRGSTETNFLIEGHFSGLSVAQKGLLISAVPDPTQDLAIFGIRHDTEAGKSARGRSTYWAGKFQETSPEPGSRDLIRHVYLPPLRDAQQALGSGSATRVTTLIQHFLAEDEEENFKNHYQRDDAAPHPVVTDINTAIGNALTDLTSGVRPHAAELGFKTETLFDVARDLRFRIADAGLTLEEIRMSGLGYANLLYMATVIVELAKAREADLTLFLVEEPEAHLHPQLQMLVLDFLLGQAKKSRERPLVPGEPEGRIQVIVTTHSPNLTAWVSPKHLVVVRPIKDDTVEPPAHRTACVPIAELGVDDKTLNKVSRYLDVTRSAMLFGGRVLLVEGIAEALLVPVFAKHVVFQKAPASWKRFQGAVLASIEGVDFKPYVEMLLRQHDGQHVADHVVIVTDADPSVPGNRQDELEALANSFGSREKLSVHVNQRTLEHELFLAGNEALLKKVFIEIYPQSEHRWQEDVEIFGDDACRADAFVELLADKQTRKGDFAQHLAQMIQEGEAVTVPDYLLQAINAVVTE
- a CDS encoding ATP-dependent helicase is translated as MTLPALTDEQQAFVDHAGEAFVEACPGAGKTRAIVSRIHRLSLTLPPRKGIAVLSFTNTAVDEFKERCFSIGLESSLRHPGFIGTFDAFIRHFFVMPAGIPGVHARPHIVDSWKTLGIDDIRLSGEAAFYAGVSLDKFSAVDGTIDFTKINNDALQRHVQQYQDRFENAALARRNALRRNGTLSSADARVVAIENLGREGWEQAWQDALSARFSEIIVDEAQDSNDVDLALLELLKAGGIPVTVVCDPDQAIYQFRHGMPSELGEFRQTYSAANQLSLTGNFRSSPSICRLAATLRAREEPDDTLGASRDIQTPIQILEYGASIQPAIGQSFSALALERGISIDQTYILSHGRSAAIRAAGKGGSTSNSGAKTAQMAVAVGAYWSSAGSNKTREYALRTVEKLILQLTGMVEDNQPLSKAIERNNLSERELRRTALTLLTSLPKACAHTDDGRATWLEALRASTVGLNLELPQGQTIRSFFSSRGNTDWSKALQENDQQSSLPCATVHEAKGREYDAVCFVIQPNRAPQNYTEQLFHAWEEREGDEAKRVAYVAITRAKNLAGIAVPSAYSRRLTSILDAAGVQWERHDLTQ